A window of the Nibribacter ruber genome harbors these coding sequences:
- a CDS encoding NAD(P)/FAD-dependent oxidoreductase: MYDVLIVGGGPAGLSAAMLLGRCMRKVALFDTGEYRNSYSHAMNGFITRDGTPPSEFLRLGREDLSKYEVDLKQKRITHLTKRADLFQAIDEDGQAYLSRKVLLATGLTDRWPQIPGAEPFFGTSIHHCPYCDGYESKNKPLAAYGKARKAIGLSLSLKTWSNDVKLFTDGTNKLTREDKELLARNGITYATAAIERIEGEDGQMQRIILQNGQVEERHALFFATGSDQRSDLASQLECDFTSKGVVRTYKHQETNVKGLYVAGDSARDMQLVIVAAAEGTKAAVAINIELQKEFRQ, encoded by the coding sequence ATGTATGACGTATTGATAGTAGGGGGCGGACCAGCCGGCTTAAGCGCAGCCATGTTGCTGGGGCGCTGCATGCGAAAAGTGGCCCTCTTTGACACCGGCGAGTATAGAAACTCATATTCACACGCCATGAACGGCTTCATTACCCGTGACGGCACCCCGCCCAGCGAGTTCCTGCGCCTGGGCCGCGAAGACCTAAGCAAGTATGAGGTAGACCTCAAGCAGAAGCGCATCACGCATCTCACCAAACGGGCAGACTTATTCCAGGCCATAGACGAAGACGGGCAAGCCTACCTTTCCAGAAAAGTCTTACTGGCCACGGGCCTCACCGACCGCTGGCCCCAGATACCCGGCGCCGAGCCTTTCTTTGGCACCAGCATTCACCACTGCCCGTACTGTGACGGCTATGAGTCCAAGAACAAGCCCTTGGCGGCGTACGGAAAGGCCAGAAAAGCCATAGGACTGTCCCTGTCGCTCAAGACCTGGAGCAATGACGTAAAGCTGTTCACAGACGGCACCAACAAACTCACCCGTGAGGACAAGGAGCTGCTGGCCCGCAACGGCATCACCTACGCCACCGCGGCCATTGAGAGAATTGAGGGCGAAGACGGCCAGATGCAGCGTATTATTTTACAGAACGGCCAGGTAGAAGAACGGCACGCCCTATTTTTTGCCACCGGCTCAGACCAGCGCTCAGACTTGGCTAGCCAACTAGAGTGCGACTTTACCAGCAAAGGCGTAGTGCGCACCTACAAGCACCAAGAGACCAACGTGAAAGGCCTGTACGTAGCCGGTGACTCTGCCCGAGACATGCAACTAGTCATTGTCGCCGCCGCCGAAGGCACCAAAGCCGCCGTGGCCATCAACATAGAGCTGCAGAAAGAATTCAGGCAGTAA